The following proteins come from a genomic window of Anaerobutyricum hallii:
- a CDS encoding AAA family ATPase: MIKIAVYGKGGIGKSTTVSNIAAVFASEGLRVMQIGCDPKADSTVLLRHGEKVETVLDLVRTKKDNFTLEDIVKEGFAGVCCVEAGGPSPGLGCAGRGIIAALETLEKKGAYEKYCPDVVIYDVLGDVVCGGFSMPMRRGYADKVFVITSGENMAIHAAANIAMAVENFKDRGYAQLGGLILNRRNVKNEEEKVAELAEDIHSKVIGTLSRSELVTDAEEQQKTVMEAYPNSPMAEEYRVLAKQIRKLCGI; this comes from the coding sequence ATGATTAAGATAGCGGTATATGGAAAGGGTGGAATCGGAAAGTCTACAACAGTTTCTAATATAGCAGCAGTATTTGCCAGCGAGGGACTTCGAGTGATGCAGATTGGCTGTGATCCAAAGGCAGATTCAACGGTGTTACTGCGTCATGGTGAGAAAGTAGAGACGGTTCTTGACCTTGTACGAACGAAAAAAGATAATTTTACATTAGAAGATATCGTTAAAGAAGGCTTTGCCGGTGTCTGTTGTGTAGAAGCCGGCGGACCATCTCCCGGACTGGGCTGTGCCGGAAGAGGAATTATTGCGGCGTTAGAAACATTAGAAAAAAAGGGAGCTTACGAGAAATACTGTCCGGATGTTGTAATTTACGATGTTCTTGGCGATGTTGTCTGTGGCGGATTTTCCATGCCGATGCGTCGTGGATATGCCGATAAAGTATTTGTCATTACTTCTGGTGAGAATATGGCAATTCATGCAGCGGCGAATATCGCCATGGCAGTAGAAAACTTTAAGGATAGAGGATACGCACAGCTGGGAGGCCTTATTTTAAATCGCAGAAATGTAAAAAATGAAGAGGAAAAAGTTGCGGAACTTGCAGAAGATATTCACAGTAAGGTAATTGGAACATTATCAAGAAGTGAACTTGTTACAGATGCAGAAGAACAGCAGAAGACAGTAATGGAAGCATATCCGAATTCGCCGATGGCAGAAGAATACCGGGTACTTGCAAAACAGATCAGGAAGCTGTGTGGAATCTGA
- a CDS encoding AAA family ATPase: MKKNIIAISREFGSGGRTIGKLVAEKLGIEFYDKDIIKKVAEESGLTRKYVEHYGEFAPSSDQRFAYSFVGLDEDSSSPLVQLWKTREKVITDFATAKPCVIVGSCADYILRDREDCLKVFLYADSDTKEKRIQEIYGEVGLKLKNRVKDMDIRRSLNYKYFTGQDWGKAQNYDMALNRGSLGVEKCAQLIVEAALGE, encoded by the coding sequence ATGAAGAAGAATATTATCGCGATCAGCCGAGAGTTTGGTAGTGGAGGAAGAACGATCGGAAAGCTTGTTGCAGAGAAACTTGGTATTGAATTTTATGATAAGGATATTATTAAAAAAGTAGCAGAAGAGTCAGGTCTTACAAGAAAGTATGTCGAGCATTACGGAGAGTTTGCTCCATCTTCTGATCAGCGTTTTGCGTATTCTTTTGTAGGTCTTGATGAAGATTCCAGTTCCCCGCTTGTTCAGCTATGGAAGACAAGAGAAAAGGTAATTACAGATTTCGCAACGGCAAAGCCATGTGTTATTGTTGGTAGCTGTGCAGACTATATTTTAAGAGACAGGGAAGATTGTCTGAAAGTATTTTTATATGCGGATTCAGATACGAAGGAAAAGCGTATTCAGGAAATCTATGGCGAAGTTGGGTTAAAGCTTAAAAACCGGGTAAAAGATATGGATATTCGAAGAAGCCTGAATTATAAGTATTTTACAGGTCAGGATTGGGGTAAGGCACAGAATTACGATATGGCTCTTAACAGAGGAAGCCTGGGTGTTGAGAAGTGTGCACAACTTATCGTAGAAGCTGCATTAGGAGAATAG
- a CDS encoding aminopeptidase P family protein, translated as MKRELELLRVKMKETGVDACLIPTSDFHGSEYVGDYFKCREYISGFTGSAGTLVVTLDEAGLWTDGRYFLQAAKQLSGSGITLMRERQPGVPSIEEYLKTTLKKGETLGFDGRCIMAEYADTLITQLNAQGVAVRTDIDLPGAVWEKRPPLSAQAVWPLPVEYAGESSESKIKRVREFLSEKKAQYLLLTSLEDIAWLLNMRGNDVESTPVILSYLLLGQQEIIWYVQEECLSEKIKILLEMQGIKNAPYAQIYEDVKKLPEEASVYYDKAAVNTALVSALPEKVKKIEGVNPTLLFKAKKNPVEVENERKAHIKDGVAVTKFIYWLKKNAGKQKVTERTAAAKLEEFRMAQENYIEPSFAPIIAYKEHGAIVHYSATKESDIEIQPESFVLADTGGHYLEGTTDITRTIALGTLTQEEKEMYTTVLKGHIQLETARFLQGCSGQSLDILARAPLWEKGLDYNHGTGHGVGYLLSVHEGPNSFRYRPSVNGRNDCILEEGMITSDEPGIYLEGKFGIRLENMIVCQKDVENEYGSFLCFDSLTLVPFDLSAIILEELSTKERRWLEQYHKKVFETISPYLTEEETEWLKETLI; from the coding sequence ATGAAACGGGAACTGGAATTATTAAGAGTGAAAATGAAAGAAACAGGTGTAGATGCCTGCCTGATTCCTACAAGTGATTTTCATGGTTCAGAATATGTAGGGGATTATTTTAAGTGCAGAGAATATATATCCGGATTTACCGGTTCTGCGGGCACCTTAGTTGTTACTTTGGATGAAGCGGGACTTTGGACAGATGGAAGATATTTTTTACAGGCAGCAAAACAGTTATCTGGTTCTGGTATCACTTTGATGAGAGAACGTCAGCCAGGAGTTCCTTCAATAGAGGAATATTTAAAGACAACATTAAAGAAAGGTGAGACCTTAGGCTTTGATGGCAGATGCATTATGGCAGAGTATGCAGATACCCTGATCACACAGCTGAATGCACAGGGAGTGGCGGTCCGTACAGACATTGATCTGCCTGGTGCTGTGTGGGAGAAGCGTCCACCGTTATCAGCGCAGGCAGTATGGCCGCTTCCTGTGGAGTATGCCGGGGAGAGCAGTGAAAGTAAGATCAAACGTGTTCGGGAATTCCTTTCTGAAAAGAAGGCACAGTACTTACTGTTAACTTCTTTAGAAGATATCGCGTGGCTTTTAAATATGCGAGGTAACGATGTGGAATCTACACCGGTTATTTTAAGTTATCTTTTATTAGGACAACAGGAAATAATCTGGTATGTACAGGAGGAATGTCTTTCCGAAAAGATCAAGATCCTTCTAGAGATGCAGGGAATAAAAAATGCTCCGTATGCACAAATTTATGAGGATGTGAAGAAGCTTCCGGAAGAAGCATCGGTATATTATGATAAAGCGGCAGTAAATACAGCATTAGTTTCTGCATTGCCAGAAAAAGTGAAGAAGATAGAAGGTGTCAATCCGACTCTTTTGTTCAAAGCAAAAAAGAATCCTGTAGAAGTGGAAAATGAACGAAAAGCTCATATAAAAGACGGTGTCGCAGTTACAAAGTTTATTTACTGGTTAAAGAAAAATGCAGGGAAACAGAAAGTAACAGAGCGCACTGCGGCTGCAAAGTTAGAAGAGTTCAGAATGGCACAGGAGAATTATATAGAACCAAGCTTTGCACCGATCATTGCATATAAAGAACATGGAGCTATCGTACACTACAGCGCAACAAAAGAATCTGATATCGAGATACAGCCGGAAAGCTTCGTGTTAGCAGATACTGGCGGACATTATCTGGAAGGTACGACCGATATTACAAGAACAATCGCACTGGGGACATTGACTCAGGAAGAAAAAGAAATGTACACAACTGTATTAAAAGGACATATTCAGCTGGAAACCGCTCGTTTTTTACAGGGCTGCAGCGGTCAGAGCCTGGATATACTCGCAAGAGCTCCATTGTGGGAAAAAGGACTTGATTATAATCATGGAACCGGTCATGGAGTAGGTTATCTTTTAAGTGTTCATGAAGGTCCGAACAGCTTCCGCTATCGTCCATCTGTCAATGGACGAAATGACTGTATTTTAGAAGAAGGAATGATAACATCAGATGAACCGGGAATTTATTTAGAAGGAAAGTTTGGAATCCGTCTGGAAAACATGATCGTATGCCAAAAAGATGTAGAAAACGAATATGGCAGTTTTCTGTGTTTTGATTC
- a CDS encoding nitrogenase component 1 has protein sequence MLHGKAKDEAWNNQVKEKLSPALQEEVSFKDAAWPSPFVPGLEYNSPAHGPWNIVHMGMLLPGAHQIYVCGANCNRGVILTAAEMNAGDRFSFVEIKEEDLFNGQMEELVIEGVSDILHKLPEKPSVVLLFTVCVHHFMGCDLTYIYDTLRGRFPEQCFVDCYMDPIMQKEGLTPDQKLRAGLYKPLPMREKNLKQINIIGNDFPTREETELKQIVKEAGYTVKDITECKTYDEYLSMAESYLNIACYPPAKYGAEQLSKRLGMKFLYLPFSFDYNEIDTQLKSLVKEMQGCEMPDTSLLQKRCERMLKETKKLVGNMPITIDATAVPRFLGLTKLLITHGFSVVKVFADGFLAEEKADYLWLKKNAPDLKIGATIHPNMRVYPRNSQEKVLAIGQKAAYFSGTEHFVNMVEGGGLHGYDGICELCLKIQEAYQTKKDTRDLIVRKGLGCESCV, from the coding sequence ATGTTACATGGAAAAGCAAAGGATGAAGCATGGAATAATCAGGTAAAAGAAAAATTATCTCCAGCATTGCAGGAAGAAGTTTCTTTTAAAGATGCAGCCTGGCCATCGCCCTTTGTTCCGGGATTAGAATATAACAGTCCGGCACATGGACCATGGAATATCGTACATATGGGAATGCTTTTACCAGGTGCCCATCAGATTTATGTATGTGGTGCAAACTGTAACAGAGGTGTAATCCTTACTGCGGCAGAAATGAATGCTGGAGATAGATTTTCCTTTGTAGAAATAAAAGAAGAAGATTTATTTAACGGACAAATGGAAGAACTTGTTATCGAAGGAGTAAGTGATATTCTTCATAAATTACCGGAAAAACCATCGGTAGTTCTTTTATTCACTGTTTGTGTTCATCATTTTATGGGATGTGATCTCACGTATATTTATGATACATTAAGAGGACGATTCCCCGAGCAGTGTTTTGTAGATTGTTACATGGATCCGATTATGCAAAAAGAAGGGCTGACCCCGGATCAGAAGTTAAGAGCCGGTTTATATAAGCCGCTTCCAATGCGTGAAAAGAATTTAAAACAGATAAATATTATTGGCAATGATTTTCCGACAAGAGAGGAAACAGAATTAAAACAGATTGTAAAAGAGGCAGGTTATACAGTAAAAGACATTACAGAATGTAAAACCTATGATGAATATTTATCCATGGCAGAAAGTTATTTAAATATTGCCTGTTATCCACCGGCAAAGTATGGAGCAGAGCAGTTATCCAAACGACTTGGAATGAAGTTTCTCTATCTTCCGTTTTCCTTTGATTACAATGAGATAGATACCCAGCTAAAAAGTCTGGTAAAAGAAATGCAGGGATGTGAGATGCCAGATACCAGTTTACTTCAGAAAAGATGTGAGCGTATGTTAAAAGAAACGAAAAAACTTGTCGGTAATATGCCGATTACAATAGATGCTACAGCAGTTCCCCGGTTTTTAGGGCTGACGAAGCTGCTGATCACACATGGGTTTTCTGTCGTAAAAGTATTTGCGGATGGATTTTTGGCAGAGGAAAAAGCAGATTACTTGTGGTTAAAGAAAAATGCTCCTGATCTTAAAATAGGTGCAACAATACATCCGAACATGAGAGTGTATCCAAGAAATTCACAGGAAAAAGTACTTGCAATCGGACAAAAAGCCGCTTATTTTTCCGGGACAGAGCATTTCGTAAATATGGTAGAAGGCGGAGGTTTGCATGGTTATGATGGAATCTGCGAGCTTTGTTTAAAAATACAGGAGGCCTATCAGACAAAAAAAGATACAAGAGATCTGATTGTCCGTAAAGGATTAGGATGTGAAAGCTGTGTCTAA
- the hypE gene encoding hydrogenase expression/formation protein HypE yields the protein MDNLKGKTVSLAHGAGGKQTSELIDQVFKAHFANPELTSDDAAVLKMKEGKIAFTTDGFIVSPSEFPGGNIGKLSICGTVNDLSCMGAKPLYLSCAFVIEEGFPMEKLEAIAAAMEKTAKEAGVKIVAGDTKVAGKGQVDGVFITTTGIGEIQEGVETSGFMAKPGDAVIVSGDIGRHGCTILLAREDFGIDADVTSDCAPLWGTVQDILSVTKDVHVIRDATRGGVGTVLYEIAEQSHTGIRLNAEEIPVQESVKGVCGMLGLEPLYLACEGRLVIFAPKENAEAIVAKLREGKYSTEAAIIGEVTEEMPGRVVVTTEIGAETLLPPPGGELLPRIC from the coding sequence ATGGATAACTTAAAAGGAAAAACAGTTTCTCTTGCCCATGGTGCAGGAGGAAAACAGACAAGCGAATTAATTGACCAGGTATTTAAAGCACATTTTGCCAATCCGGAACTGACAAGTGATGATGCGGCAGTATTAAAAATGAAAGAAGGAAAGATTGCATTTACAACGGATGGATTCATCGTATCTCCGTCAGAATTTCCGGGAGGAAATATCGGAAAATTAAGCATTTGCGGTACGGTGAATGATTTGTCCTGTATGGGAGCAAAACCACTGTATCTTTCCTGTGCCTTTGTTATTGAAGAGGGATTTCCAATGGAAAAACTCGAAGCAATTGCAGCCGCAATGGAAAAAACAGCAAAGGAAGCCGGTGTAAAGATTGTTGCAGGTGATACAAAGGTTGCCGGTAAGGGACAGGTTGATGGCGTATTTATTACAACAACAGGTATCGGTGAGATTCAGGAAGGTGTAGAGACCTCTGGATTTATGGCAAAACCAGGTGATGCGGTTATTGTCAGTGGAGATATCGGAAGACATGGTTGTACTATTCTTCTTGCAAGAGAGGATTTTGGAATTGATGCCGATGTGACAAGTGACTGTGCACCACTTTGGGGAACAGTGCAGGATATTTTATCAGTGACGAAGGATGTACACGTAATCCGCGATGCAACACGAGGTGGTGTAGGAACAGTTTTATACGAGATCGCAGAGCAGAGCCATACAGGAATACGGCTGAATGCAGAGGAAATTCCAGTACAAGAAAGCGTAAAAGGTGTGTGCGGAATGCTTGGATTAGAGCCACTTTATCTTGCCTGTGAAGGTCGTCTTGTCATTTTTGCGCCAAAAGAAAATGCAGAAGCGATCGTTGCAAAGTTACGTGAAGGAAAATATTCAACAGAGGCAGCGATTATCGGTGAAGTTACCGAAGAAATGCCGGGAAGAGTTGTAGTGACAACAGAAATCGGAGCAGAAACATTACTGCCACCGCCGGGGGGAGAACTTTTACCAAGAATCTGTTAA
- a CDS encoding TM1266 family iron-only hydrogenase system putative regulator yields the protein MENTRIAVLSIIVEDSESTAKLNEMIHDYAEYVVGRMGIPYREKNISIISLVIDAPQTKISELSGKIGRLSGVTAKAAYAKV from the coding sequence ATGGAGAATACAAGAATCGCTGTTCTCTCCATTATCGTAGAGGACAGTGAAAGTACGGCAAAGTTAAATGAAATGATTCACGATTATGCAGAGTATGTTGTAGGCAGGATGGGTATTCCTTATCGGGAGAAAAATATCAGTATTATCAGTTTGGTAATCGATGCTCCGCAGACAAAGATCAGTGAGCTGTCTGGAAAAATAGGGCGCCTTTCCGGTGTGACAGCAAAAGCTGCTTACGCAAAAGTGTAA
- a CDS encoding nitrogenase component 1: protein MKQVSVTLSTYTADVSGVCSALYELGGMVVIHDPSGCNSTYNTHDEPRWYEMDSLVFISGLSQMDAIMGNDDKFIHDIVRAAKELQPRFIALVRTPIPLMTGTDFEGISRVIEKQTGIPVFYFPTSGMHTYVKGAGMAMETIARELVPAGRKSVKERKNKQENPLKINILGATPLDFSINSTLDSIKEFLSRHFEIISTFAMGSSIEDIQRAGEADINLVISSVGVLAAKALEERFHTPYVIGTPIIGFENVLAEKLIESAWTKKSQTAYFSVLQKAHKKDTANFTTIQNTEAVSNLNKIKRLTETIEKNKVSGNVYIIGESVISQSLKAALALRYGIEATVICPLETEPEYTEKDVLLLSSEEDIKEAIMDADTVIADPIYKTICSEKVNFVAMPHEAYSGRIYRKEVCDFIH from the coding sequence ATGAAACAAGTATCAGTAACATTATCAACTTATACGGCAGACGTCTCCGGAGTATGTTCTGCCCTCTATGAGCTTGGGGGCATGGTAGTGATCCATGATCCGTCCGGCTGTAATTCTACTTATAATACTCACGATGAGCCACGATGGTATGAGATGGACAGCCTTGTATTTATCTCCGGTCTTTCACAGATGGATGCCATTATGGGGAATGATGATAAATTTATTCACGATATCGTGCGGGCGGCAAAAGAACTTCAGCCTCGCTTTATTGCCTTAGTGCGAACACCGATTCCTCTGATGACAGGAACAGATTTTGAGGGGATATCACGTGTCATAGAAAAACAAACAGGAATTCCTGTATTCTACTTTCCGACAAGTGGAATGCATACCTATGTAAAGGGAGCAGGAATGGCAATGGAAACAATCGCAAGAGAACTTGTGCCAGCAGGTAGGAAATCTGTAAAAGAAAGAAAAAACAAGCAGGAGAATCCATTGAAAATCAATATTCTAGGAGCAACTCCGCTTGATTTTTCCATAAACTCTACCTTAGATTCTATAAAAGAATTTCTAAGCCGACATTTTGAGATTATCAGTACTTTTGCTATGGGAAGCTCTATAGAAGACATACAAAGAGCAGGAGAAGCAGACATAAATCTTGTCATCTCATCTGTTGGAGTTTTGGCGGCAAAAGCATTAGAAGAACGTTTTCATACCCCATATGTTATTGGTACACCAATCATTGGGTTTGAAAATGTATTAGCTGAAAAATTAATAGAATCCGCCTGGACAAAAAAGTCACAGACAGCCTATTTTAGTGTTTTACAAAAAGCACACAAAAAAGATACAGCTAATTTTACAACAATACAAAATACAGAAGCTGTTTCTAATTTAAATAAAATAAAAAGACTAACAGAAACAATAGAAAAAAATAAAGTCAGCGGTAACGTTTATATTATCGGTGAATCTGTTATATCCCAGTCATTAAAAGCGGCACTGGCATTACGATACGGAATAGAAGCCACTGTAATCTGTCCGCTTGAGACAGAACCGGAATATACAGAGAAAGATGTCTTACTCCTTTCTTCCGAGGAAGACATCAAAGAAGCAATAATGGATGCCGACACCGTAATTGCCGACCCAATCTATAAAACAATCTGTTCCGAAAAAGTAAATTTTGTGGCAATGCCACACGAAGCATACTCAGGAAGAATCTACAGAAAAGAAGTTTGTGATTTTATTCATTGA
- the hypD gene encoding hydrogenase formation protein HypD, with translation MKEQLKKAKAIIEGYDGPPVRVMEVCGTHTHEIFHLGVRKILPQQVELISGPGCPVCVTPADFIDEAVWLALEKNVTICTFGDLVRVPGSTKSLADARSLGGKIQMVYSPMDAFEYAKEHKEEQVVFLSVGFETTTPASCLSVKMAKEAGLTNYALLTANKTMPGAYEMLKNSADVFLYPGHVNAITGNALNKKLCEEEGISGIVTGFTASEILTAFAVLLKKFPEGKPFFVNAYPRVVTEEGSIPAQKLIKEWMEPCDSQWRGLGMIKNSGLRLRKEAQDFDARVKFSIPKMEGRTSPACRCGDVLQGKCLPTDCKVFGKGCTPLHPIGACMVSNEGACSAYYQYNSRGE, from the coding sequence ATGAAAGAACAGTTAAAAAAAGCAAAAGCTATCATTGAGGGATACGATGGACCTCCGGTCCGCGTTATGGAAGTGTGTGGAACCCACACGCATGAGATCTTTCATCTTGGTGTGCGGAAGATTCTGCCGCAGCAAGTAGAACTGATTTCCGGTCCGGGCTGTCCGGTCTGCGTCACACCAGCAGACTTCATTGATGAGGCGGTGTGGCTTGCTTTAGAAAAAAATGTGACAATCTGTACATTTGGGGATCTGGTTCGTGTGCCGGGAAGTACAAAGAGTCTTGCAGATGCCAGAAGCCTTGGCGGAAAGATTCAGATGGTTTATTCTCCAATGGATGCGTTTGAATATGCCAAAGAGCATAAAGAGGAGCAGGTTGTATTTCTTTCTGTTGGATTTGAGACAACCACTCCGGCAAGCTGTCTTTCAGTAAAGATGGCAAAAGAAGCAGGTCTTACGAATTATGCGCTTCTTACTGCGAATAAAACAATGCCAGGAGCCTATGAAATGTTAAAAAACAGTGCGGATGTTTTCCTGTATCCGGGACACGTCAATGCGATTACCGGAAATGCATTAAACAAAAAGCTTTGTGAGGAAGAAGGAATCAGCGGTATAGTAACCGGCTTTACTGCCAGCGAGATTTTAACTGCATTTGCTGTATTATTAAAGAAGTTCCCGGAAGGCAAACCGTTTTTTGTTAATGCCTATCCAAGGGTTGTTACGGAAGAGGGAAGTATTCCGGCACAGAAACTGATCAAAGAATGGATGGAACCATGTGATTCTCAGTGGAGAGGACTTGGTATGATTAAAAATTCCGGACTTCGTTTAAGAAAAGAAGCGCAGGACTTTGATGCAAGAGTGAAGTTTTCGATTCCGAAGATGGAAGGAAGAACAAGTCCGGCCTGTCGCTGTGGAGATGTTTTACAGGGCAAATGTCTTCCAACAGATTGTAAAGTGTTTGGAAAAGGATGTACACCACTTCATCCGATCGGGGCATGTATGGTGTCGAACGAAGGGGCCTGTTCAGCATATTACCAGTATAACAGCCGAGGAGAATAA
- a CDS encoding HypC/HybG/HupF family hydrogenase formation chaperone — MCVGLPAKVMTMKDGMAVVDASGAKREVSAELIENLEPGDYVMVHAGIAIAKITEEDEDEAEDLLGGLL; from the coding sequence ATGTGCGTAGGATTACCAGCAAAAGTTATGACAATGAAAGACGGAATGGCAGTTGTAGATGCATCCGGAGCAAAGAGAGAAGTTTCAGCGGAGCTTATTGAGAATCTTGAGCCGGGCGATTATGTAATGGTCCATGCCGGTATTGCGATTGCAAAGATTACAGAAGAAGATGAGGATGAAGCAGAAGATCTTCTGGGGGGATTACTATGA